Proteins encoded by one window of Dioscorea cayenensis subsp. rotundata cultivar TDr96_F1 chromosome 20, TDr96_F1_v2_PseudoChromosome.rev07_lg8_w22 25.fasta, whole genome shotgun sequence:
- the LOC120251754 gene encoding protein DETOXIFICATION 10-like, whose product MSNVYLAFLNQVIHIFEQLGMASGLETLCGQAYGAQQYEELGIQAYRAMLSLFIVCIPISFVWISLGKLLALIGQDPLISEEAGRYALWLIPALFAYAITQTMMKFLQSQSLILPMLLSSIATLCFHIPLCLFMVFKSGLGFVGAALSISISYWLNVLILGLYIKYSDSCKATRTSFSLKSFKRINEFLRFAVPSAVMICLEWWSFELLILLSGLLPNPQLETSVLSICLNSIAFLYTIPYGVGAAASTRISNELGAGNPHGARLAVRVALLITVAEALTVSMTVFALRYILGYAYSNEKEVVDYVTGMAPLVCISVIMDSLQGVLSGVARGCGWQHVGAYVNLGAFYLFGIPVAIVLAFIVHMRGKGLWIGILGGATIQTTLLLIITFSINWQQQASKAHQRIFEERLRVENTLK is encoded by the exons ATGAGTAATGTGTATTTAGCTTTTCTTAATCAAGTAATTCACATTTTTGAACAGTTAGGAATGGCAAGTGGTTTGGAGACACTATGTGGACAAGCCTATGGAGCACAACAATATGAGGAGTTAGGAATACAAGCTTATAGAGCCATGCTATCTCTTTTTATTGTTTGCATTCCTATATCCTTTGTATGGATCTCACTGGGGAAACTACTTGCACTCATTGGCCAAGATCCTTTGATTTCAGAAGAGGCAGGGAGGTATGCATTGTGGCTGATTCCTGCCCTGTTTGCCTATGCCATTACTCAGACTATGATGAAGTTTCTTCAATCTCAAAGCCTGATTCTTCCTATGCTTTTGAGTTCTATTGCCACTCTCTGCTTTCACATCCCCCTCTGTTTGTTCATGGTATTCAAATCAGGATTGGGTTTTGTGGGTGCTGCTCTCTCCATTAGTATATCATATTGGTTGAATGTTTTAATACTCGGATTGTATATTAAGTATTCAGACTCCTGCAAGGCAACTCGAACTTCATTTTCTCTTAAGTCTTTTAAACGGATAAATGAATTCTTACGGTTTGCGGTTCCATCTGCGGTGATGATATG CCTTGAATGGTGGTCATTTGAGCTACTTATCTTGCTTTCTGGTCTGCTGCCGAATCCACAGTTGGAAACTTCAGTGCTTTCTATCTG CCTTAATAGCATTGCATTTCTATACACGATACCATACGGGGTTGGTGCAGCAGCAAG TACAAGAATATCAAATGAACTAGGAGCGGGAAATCCACATGGCGCTCGTTTAGCTGTTCGAGTTGCGCTGCTAATCACTGTTGCTGAGGCTCTTACTGTTAGCATGACAGTGTTTGCCTTGCGCTACATTTTGGGCTATGCGTATAGCAATGAGAAGGAAGTTGTAGATTATGTCACTGGAATGGCACCTCTCGTTTGCATCTCAGTAATTATGGATAGCCTTCAAGGGGTTCTATCAG GTGTTGCTAGAGGTTGTGGATGGCAACATGTAGGTGCCTACGTTAATCTTGGTGCATTCTATCTATTTGGGATCCCTGTTGCCATTGTATTGGCTTTTATAGTTCACATGCGAGGGAAAGGCCTTTGGATTGGAATTCTCGGAGGAGCTACAATACAAACAACACTTCTTTTGATTATTACATTTTCTATAAATTGGCAACAACAG GCGAGCAAGGCTCACCAGAGAATTTTTGAAGAACGATTACGTGTGGAGAATACTTTGAAGTGA